From Pleurocapsa sp. PCC 7319:
CTTTATGCCCGTATATGAGGAGACCAAAGGTTTAGATGGCTACGTAAGTATCGAAGTCCCGCCAAATTTAGCCAAAGATACCGATAGTACTATCAAAGAAGCTCGTCGTTATTACCAGACTATTGATCGTCCCAACCTGATGATTAAGATTCCGGGGACGCCAGAAGGATTACCCGCAGTAGAACAAGCAATCTCTGAAGGGATCAGCGTTAATGTGACTCTATTATTTTCCGTCCAAAGTTATGTAGATACCGCTTGGGCTTATATCAAAGGTTTAGAAAAACGAGCAGCAGCAGGAGAAGATATAAGTAATATTGCTTCTGTTGCCAGTTTCTTCCTCAGCCGGATTGATAGTAATATCGATGGTCGCATCGATAGCAAATTAGAATCAGCTAGCGATGAAGCTAAGACCAAACTTAATAACATCAAAGGTAAAGTTGCGATCGCTAATGCCAAAATTGCTTATCAAAAATACAAAGAAATCTTTAGTGGTGACAGATGGGATGCCTTAGTCGCTAAAGGAGCAAAACCACAACGACTCCTCTGGGCAAGTACTAGCACCAAAAATCCCGAATATAGCGACGTTATGTATG
This genomic window contains:
- the tal gene encoding transaldolase gives rise to the protein MSTANPILEIENQYGQSIWMDNLSRDIIESGELKQLIADKGIRGITSNPAIFEKAIAGNKTYDQAIEDGIKANKTVGEIYEDLVFTDIRNACDIFMPVYEETKGLDGYVSIEVPPNLAKDTDSTIKEARRYYQTIDRPNLMIKIPGTPEGLPAVEQAISEGISVNVTLLFSVQSYVDTAWAYIKGLEKRAAAGEDISNIASVASFFLSRIDSNIDGRIDSKLESASDEAKTKLNNIKGKVAIANAKIAYQKYKEIFSGDRWDALVAKGAKPQRLLWASTSTKNPEYSDVMYVDELVGVDTVNTLPPNTIDACVDHCDPANRIETDLDTANQIIDGLKDADVGIELDAVMDELLEEGIDKFIKPFESLMSSLETKVKQLATV